A part of Miscanthus floridulus cultivar M001 chromosome 6, ASM1932011v1, whole genome shotgun sequence genomic DNA contains:
- the LOC136460738 gene encoding uncharacterized protein, with amino-acid sequence MKAQVDKRRSERSFEVGDSVFLRLQLYVQSSLAPRSHHKLCFKYFEPFKVGVVAYKLALPPTSIIDPVVHVSLLKPAPPSAPAITAELPDPDDMLQVSERVLQTRLHQHSANTVQQMLIKWSSLDDDLATWEDVDAIMQRFLGAPSSQWGGMSVGLILAAHLRHPSPRDHLGGRQGM; translated from the coding sequence ATGAAGGCCCAGGTGGACAAGCGCCGCTCAGAACGCTCCTTTGAGGTTGGCGACTCTGTCTTCCTCCGTCTACAGCTATACGTGCAGTCCTCGCTGGCTCCACGCTCACACCACAAGCTCTGCTTCAAATACTTCGAGCCATTCAAGGTGGGTGTTGTGGCGTACAAGCTGGCGCTGCCACCGACGTCGATCATCGACCCAGTGGTCCATGTGTCGCTGCTCAAGCCAGCGCCTCCTTCTGCTCCAGCGATCACGGCTGAGCTGCCGGACCCCGATGACATGCTGCAAGTCTCAGAGCGTGTCTTGCAGACACGGCTCCATCAGCACAGCGCCAACACTGTACAACAGATGTTGATCAAGTGGAGCAGCCTCGATGACGACCTTGCAACCTGGGAAGATGTTGACGCCATCATGCAGCGCTTTCTGGGTGCCCCGAGCTCTCAATGGGGAGGGATGTCAGTAGGCCTCATCCTGGCGGCCCATCTGCGACACCCAAGCCCAAGAGATCATCTAGGAGGAAGGCAAGGAATGTAA